In Salvelinus fontinalis isolate EN_2023a unplaced genomic scaffold, ASM2944872v1 scaffold_2457, whole genome shotgun sequence, the sequence atgaggcctgatgctcggaggatctcctccctctgcacagtgatgctagctgctgggagaaccccctccctctgtgcaggtaCACTGGCTGTTTGGAAGATCCCCTCCATCTCAGCAGAGACACTTGCCTTTGGGACAATCCCCTGTCTGTGCGCAGGGACGCTGGCCATTGGGACGATTCCCTTCCTCTGCGCAGTGACACTGGCCATCAGGAGGATCAACTCCTTTTGTGCAaggatgaggcctgatgctctgAGGATCTTCTTCTTCTGCGCAGTGatagaagatgctggaagaatccCTTCCCTCTGTGacgggatgaggcctgatgctcggaACATCTCCTCCCTCTGAGCAATGATGCTAGGTGCTGAGAGAACCCCCTCCCTCTGTGTcgggatgaggcctgatgctcggaggatctcctccctctgtgcagtgatgctagctgctgagagaatcccctccctctgtacagggacactggctgtttggaggataccctccgtctgtgcagggacactggctgtttggatgatcccctccctctgtgcagggacactggctgtttggatgatcccctccctctgtacagggacactggctgtttggaggataccctccgtctgtacagggacactggctgtttggaggatcccctccctctgtgcagggacactggctgtttggaggatcccctccctctgtgcagggacactggctgtttggaggatctcctccctctgcacagtgatgctagctgctgagagaatcccctccgtctgtacagggacactggctgtttggaggataccctccctctgtacagggacactggctgtttggaggatcccctccctctgtgcagggacactggctgtttggaggatcccctccgtctgtacagggacactggctgtttggaggataacCTCCCTCTGTGACGGGTTGAGGCCTGATGCTCGGgggatctcctccctctgcacAGCAACTTCGGCTGCTGTGATGATCTGCAGGTATAATATAGAGAATATAGTCATTCCCTAAAAAATCAACCACTTGGAATCTATAACATCATtgacacatacactgagtgtattaaacattaagaacaccttcgctttccgtgacatagactaatcaggtgaaagctataatcccttattgatgttcaTTGTTAAATCTTCttctcagtgtagatgaaggggacgaGGCAGGTTAAAGATTGAtttttagacaattgagacatggattgtgtatgtgtgtcattcagagggtgaatgggcaagaccaaaGATTTAAGTCcctttgaacagagtatggtagtaggtgccaggcgcaccggtttgtctcAAGAACTGCCATGCTGTTGGGTTTTTCCCGCTCAACAGTTTTCCCTGagtatcaacaatggtccaccaccaaggGGGAGGGCAactcaataggaaggtgttcttaatgttttgttcactcagtgtagaTCAATCCCTAGCATATACTTTCATTTGTATGTGTACgatactgtaaatacacaaatTATATTAATGTTATCTACAATATATTATAATACCGTAAGCCTCCCCGCTGCAGGGGCATTTCCTCCAACAATTTTGAGCTGATTTTCTTCACTTTAGCAATATTTTGTATCTTTGTtaattttcacatttattgtgttTGGAATGGCACTGTTACTACAGGAGATGATGCTATCATAAAGTATTTGATGTAAGTATGTAGGATAATTACCCATAATGCTCACTGACTGGACATTCAAAATTACCATGGCAATTATTGACGCATTAACATGCAATCGGAAACTTGGAAGCTCAGAGTTAAAATGAATGTAAGTTATCAGTGTAAAGCTTCCTACTGGTTGATTCTGATACTTCACAAGTGGGAAACTTGAAATCATCACTCCATAACGAGTTAGCGAGTCAGAAATGTCAgaatttcctagttccgacttgaAGGGCCTTCTATAATGTAGGGCCGGTCAGTAACCAAATAATTTTACTGTGTCCAATCGCACACAGACTTTTATGGTCACACAAGTTGCCACCGGTGGATTCAAAATGAGTAGCCTAACAATTATTTACATGGCCCCATGTACATTTGAAACCAAATGATTTTTCTGTGAGAAATCAATAATAGTTGCACACATAGGGTAACAGTGAGCAATTGACAGTGAGCAATGAGCAAGATAAGCATAGACGGGAAGTTGACAATAGCTTATTATTAGTGTAAAtaaattgtatttctatggttgcAGTCCTCAAAGATTGAATTGATTGAATTAATCAGATCCAATGATTTACTGCCCGTAGGGTGGGGTACCGCTAGTCATCATTATTATAATCACCATCTCAatcattatcaccataccatcatAGACTTATTCTTCTGTATCTGAGACTCATCTGACACTACCTTAGACATGGCAGTCTGCAACTCAATACACTGCACCTGCATGGTGTTCAGCGTCCCCTGCATGTGGTTAATCGAATGCTTAACATCGTTCAGCAGGATTTGAATCTCAAGCCTGCAAGAAATCAGGTGGTTCAACATACTGAGATGACGAGAGGCTTCAGACCATGCCCATTGGACCATCTTTAGAATTCTTTCTCACTTAACACCAATCTTATTAGGAATGTAACTTTGTGCAGAAGATGTTACTATAGTGTTATTTAGAAGAAGAAAAGTGTACTTTGTCAGGTGCCAAAAGGATGACGGGATGTCTCCCTGCTCCAGTGAGCTCTGCTGGCAGGTCTTGCTCACTGTTGGAGGAACGGGAGCCAAATTAGAGGAAACATATCTATGGTTGTTCAGCAATGAAACATTCATGGCATAATGGGGATTGTCCTTCCCTGTGAAAAGAATAACAGCTGGGGTTTAC encodes:
- the LOC129850906 gene encoding microtubule-actin cross-linking factor 1, isoforms 6/7-like, translating into EQDLPAELTGAGRHPVILLAPDKIITAAEVAVQREEIPRASGLNPSQREVILQTASVPVQTEGILQTASVPAQREGILQTASVPVQREGILQTASVPVQTEGILSAASITVQREEILQTASVPAQREGILQTASVPAQREGILQTASVPVQTEGILQTASVPVQREGIIQTASVPAQREGIIQTASVPAQTEGILQTASVPVQREGILSAASITAQREEILRASGLIPTQREGVLSAPSIIAQREEMFRASGLIPSQREGILPASSITAQKKKILRASGLILAQKELILLMASVTAQRKGIVPMASVPAHRQGIVPKASVSAEMEGIFQTASVPAQREGVLPAASITVQREEILRAS